The following proteins come from a genomic window of Nicotiana tomentosiformis chromosome 12, ASM39032v3, whole genome shotgun sequence:
- the LOC104092529 gene encoding uncharacterized protein encodes MLMKLEKKSKKGKKSASTTGLGVTKGDVKAVERDFIFNEEKLSFVGTRIERDKEKMGTKAPGESKDRDIKRKKERAGGKQPGSSSIDRYKDAAENIVKKKNTFKNEREKMHDALVDTKTISHKSDSETHDSEVVGTLSEASGGNVIAEEKRKKRKKEKRKKVDGQVDIVTGVNQGNVSTIVEIEDSKTDDANIRKRKKKKLGHNCKDLSHERRAKRVRLSGDVQFFPPSGDPSDEKHEINKEKLLYGKWFTKEEDEIVKDAVYRYIEVHNLGEEGLQKVLNSRSYPEVRGCWKKIGSAIPYRPYGAVYQRAQRLFRSGEKRKYTEEEYEMMRKFHGEHGTKWKVLADELGKHWTHVGNAWNRIKLANQKKGNWAQEEIQTLFDLVNADLLLKLCEEKKSKHGMLRDNICWSEISDKLSTRNSVRCCVKWYKQLTSPMVAAGEWADTDDYRLIDSLFKLDASCIEHVDWDNLLDHRSGELCRKRWKHMVRQISLHENKSFAAQVEVLAKRYRPDLVGAREAWDRKPLVP; translated from the coding sequence ATGCTCATGAAGTTGGAGAAGAAATccaagaaaggaaaaaagagtgctaGCACCACTGGTTTAGGAGTGACAAAGGGTGATGTTAAAGCTGTTGAGCGTGATTTCATTTTCAACGAAGAGAAGCTCTCTTTTGTAGGGACCAGGATAGAAAGGGATAAGGAAAAGATGGGAACTAAAGCACCTGGAGAAAGCAAAGATCGTGACAtcaagagaaagaaagaaagagctgGTGGAAAACAGCCTGGGAGTTCCAGTATAGACAGGTACAAGGATGCTGCTGaaaatattgtgaagaagaaaaatacattCAAGAATGAGCGGGAGAAAATGCATGATGCACTTGTAGACACCAAAACAATTTCTCATAAAAGTGATAGTGAGACACATGATAGTGAGGTGGTTGGGACACTCAGCGAGGCCTCTGGTGGAAATGTTATAGCCGAGGAGAAgaggaagaaaaggaaaaaggaaaagagGAAAAAAGTGGATGGACAGGTAGATATTGTGACTGGAGTCAATCAAGGTAATGTTTCAACCATAGTAGAGATAGAAGATAGCAAAACAGATGATGCTAATATCagaaagaggaaaaagaaaaagttagGACACAATTGTAAAGATCTTTCACATGAAAGGAGAGCAAAAAGAGTGAGATTATCAGGTGATGTTCAGTTTTTCCCTCCATCCGGTGATCCAAGTGATGAGAAGCATGAAATTAACAAAGAAAAATTACTGTACGGCAAATGGTTCacaaaagaagaagatgaaattgTCAAAGACGCTGTTTATAGATACATCGAGGTACATAACTTGGGCGAAGAAGGATTGCAAAAGGTGTTGAACTCTAGATCTTATCCTGAAGTAAGGGGCTGCTGGAAGAAAATAGGAAGTGCTATACCGTACAGGCCTTATGGTGCAGTTTATCAGCGTGCACAACGTTTATTTCGAAGTGGTGAGAAGCGTAAATATACTGAAGAAGAGTATGAGATGATGCGAAAGTTCCATGGGGAACATGGAACCAAGTGGAAGGTCTTGGCAGATGAACTTGGGAAACATTGGACTCATGTGGGAAATGCATGGAATAGGATAAAACTGGCCAATCAGAAGAAAGGAAATTGGGCTCAGGAGGAAATCCAGACTTTGTTTGATTTGGTAAACGCTGATCTGCTCCTGAAGCTCTGTGAAGAGAAGAAATCTAAGCATGGGATGTTACGGGATAATATTTGCTGGAGTGAAATTAGTGACAAATTGTCCACCAGGAATAGTGTACGTTGCTGCGTTAAATGGTATAAACAATTAACATCACCGATGGTGGCCGCAGGTGAATGGGCAGATACTGATGACTATCGCCTAATTGATTCCCTTTTTAAACTGGATGCGAGCTGCATAGAGCACGTGGATTGGGACAATCTTCTTGACCACAGGAGTGGAGAGTTATGTCGAAAAAGATGGAAACATATGGTTCGTCAAATAAGTCTACATGAAAACAAGTCATTTGCTGCACAAGTAGAAGTTTTAGCTAAGAGATACCGCCCTGATTTGGTTGGAGCAAGGGAGGCCTGGGATAGAAAACCACTTGTTCCATGA
- the LOC104092528 gene encoding uncharacterized protein, whose amino-acid sequence MGIKAPGESEDGDIKRKKERAGGKQPGKSSIDRCEDAVENIVKKKNTFKNEWEKMHDALVDTKTIAHKSDSETQHSEMKRKRRKEKRKKEDGQVDIVTGVNQGDVSTIVEIEDNQTDDATIRKRKKKKLGNNFKDLSQERSEKRVSFSGDVQVFPPSDYPSDEMHEINEEKLLYGKWFTKEEDEIVKDTVYRYIEVHNLGKEGLQKVMNCISHPEVRGCWKQIGSAIPYRPYGAVYQRAQRLFRSGEKRKYTEEEYEMIRKFHGEHGTKWKVLADELGRHSSHVGNAWNRIKLTNQKKGNWAQEEIQTLFDLVNADLLLKLCEEKKSKHGMLRDNISWSKISDKLSTRNSVCCYVKWYKQLTSPMVAAGEWANTDDYRLIDALYELDPCCIEDVDWDNLLDHRDGELCRKRWKQMVRQISQHENKSFAAQVEVLAKRYRPDLVGAREAWDRKPLVP is encoded by the coding sequence ATGGGAATTAAAGCACCCGGAGAAAGTGAAGATGGTGACAtcaagagaaagaaagaaagagctgGTGGAAAACAGCCTGGGAAGTCCAGTATAGACAGGTGCGAGGATGCTGTTGaaaatattgtgaagaagaaaaatacattCAAGAATGAGTGGGAGAAAATGCATGATGCACTTGTAGACACCAAAACAATTGCTCATAAAAGTGATAGTGAGACACAGCATAGTGAGATGAAGAGGAAGAGAAGGAAGGAGAAGAGGAAGAAAGAGGATGGACAGGTAGATATTGTGACTGGAGTCAATCAAGGTGATGTTTCAACCATAGTAGAGATAGAAGATAACCAAACAGATGATGCTACTATCagaaagaggaaaaagaaaaaattagGAAACAATTTTAAAGATCTTTCACAAGAAAGGAGTGAAAAAAGAGTGAGTTTTTCAGGTGATGTTCAGGTTTTCCCTCCATCTGATTATCCAAGTGATGAGATGCATGAAATTAATGAAGAAAAATTACTGTACGGCAAATGGTTCacaaaagaagaagatgaaattgTCAAAGACACTGTTTATAGATACATCGAGGTACATAACTTGGGCAAAGAAGGATTGCAAAAGGTTATGAACTGTATATCTCATCCTGAAGTAAGGGGCTGCTGGAAACAAATAGGGAGCGCTATACCGTACAGGCCTTATGGCGCAGTTTATCAGCGTGCACAACGATTATTTCGAAGTGGTGAGAAGCGTAAATATACTGAAGAAGAGTATGAGATGATACGAAAGTTCCATGGAGAACATGGAACCAAGTGGAAGGTCTTGGCCGATGAACTTGGGAGACATTCGAGTCATGTGGGAAATGCATGGAATAGGATAAAACTGACCAATCAGAAGAAAGGAAATTGGGCTCAGGAGGAAATCCAGACTTTGTTTGATTTGGTAAACGCTGATCTGCTACTGAAGCTCTGTGAAGAGAAGAAATCTAAGCATGGGATGTTACGGGACAATATTAGCTGGAGTAAAATTAGTGACAAATTGTCCACCAGGAATAGTGTATGTTGCTACGTTAAATGGTACAAACAATTAACATCACCGATGGTGGCCGCAGGTGAATGGGCAAACACTGATGACTATCGCCTAATTGATGCCCTTTATGAACTGGATCCGTGCTGCATAGAGGACGTGGATTGGGACAATCTTCTTGACCACAGGGATGGAGAGTTATGTCGAAAAAGATGGAAACAGATGGTTCGTCAAATAAGTCAACATGAAAACAAGTCATTTGCTGCACAAGTAGAAGTGTTAGCTAAGAGATACCGTCCTGATTTGGTTGGAGCAAGAGAGGCCTGGGATAGAAAACCACTTGTTCCATGA
- the LOC138902202 gene encoding uncharacterized protein, translating to MYELDAEAATWLNEKAPSEWTKSHFSSGAKCDVLLNNMCESFNNMILDARDKPIITLLEKLRYLLMARFQANRDKAERWNLGNICPQIKSLLHKNESAATACIPRKPNMWNYEILGSSTADNWVVDLQNRKCSYRNWTITGISCKHAISAIWAKHDDVIDYVDDCYKVDTYRKIYEKSYLSYQWVTIAG from the coding sequence ATGTATGAATTGGATGCCGAAGCTGCTACGTGGCTGAATGAAAAGGCACCTAGTGAATGGACTAAATCACATTTCTCTTCAGGTGCTAAATGTGATGTTTTATTGAATAATATGTGTGAAAGTTTTAACAATATGATTCTTGATGCTCGAGACAAGCCAATTATTACCTTGTTGGAGAAATTAAGGTATCTTCTTATGGCAAGATTCCAAGCTAATAGGGATAAAGCAGAAAGATGGAACTTGGGTAATATTTGCCCTCAGATCAAGAGCTTACTGCATAAGAATGAGTCTGCGGCAACTGCATGTATTCCAAGAAAACCGAATATGTGGAACTATGAAATTCTTGGATCATCCACTGCCGACAATTGGGTTGTTGACCTTCAAAATAGAAAATGTAGTTATAGGAATTGGACAATAACAGGAATTTCTTGCAAACATGCAATATCGGCTATCTGGGCTAAACATGATGATGTTATTGACTACGTTGATGATTGCTATAAAGTTGACACGTACAGAAAAATTTATGAAAAAAGCTATCTTTCCTATCAATGGGTCACAATTGCGGGCTAA